The window aatttctttttaagaaaaactaaaatattttccacaaataaacacaataacTTCTGAGATTTTGTTTCCGTGATGAACTGAAGACCGATAAGAATGAATTTATGTCCAAATTagtacaaaataaaaactagaactATAATGATATATAGAACTTAAATATATTCTTCCATAAATATTAGTATATGttttagaaagtaaatttaTGTATATGGAAACAAAATGTATACACGATCTCTTCTGTAACTTCCCAAAACAAAGTTTTTCCTCCCTTACAAATCAAGCCATAAGTCTTCgcacagaggaaagaaaaaaagaggagcaGGAGCACTATTCTAATGAAAATGGAGAAAACTCCATTCAAGCTGATGCTTTACCTACTTCTTTTAGTCATTATATGCAGTAAGTCTCCCTCTCTCTTTGCTTATCGTTTGCAAGTTGatgaatttttaagaaaacttttaaaaaatgaaagaaaatcaaagcagAAGAAGAAAGTTTGATGAGAGTATCGATGTGGATCGAGAAACACATTATATACTTaagaagaacaaattaaaatgatttgcaGGTATTAGGAATGGTGCTGAATCGAGGGAGATGATGGCAGGGAAGATAGAGGAGGAGCAAGAGGGCGCCATAAAAAATGGGGAATGCCTGTATAAAGAAGACTGTGAGTTCGACGATGTTTGTCCTCCTGATTTGCATTGCGATAGTGTGTACTGTGAGAAGCAATCCAGGTGCATGTGCAggaggaaaaataaattaacaattcCATGCCATATATTTTAAAGCAAGGTTAAATCTTTTTCGTGAAAGAATAAATGTTTCCCTTTTGTTTGATGATCCAATCTTATTTGATGAATAAATGACACAGAATTTGTATTCTgaaatattctaattaattaattattctatatttcaatttcaccctcacTTCTttggccttttatttttcatgtttgtttttcacaattatatatttattaattttaaaaaaattatcatatggTTTGGGTTTCAATCGAGTTATTctatttatagttttgatgGACCCAACCCTGGGTCTTGCCTTGCTATAGTCCCATATCACGAGGTAATCAACAACCCTAAAACTACATggtttcaataattaattagaaaattagatCATTTGCCAACATTACATTGCAAGTtggatctctttttttttttagggtaaaaaggaaaagtaagaggttgttaacatgttttcatgtaggaaaaaaacattgtgtGAGGATGACCTGAGGTAACTTAATGAATTCAAAGGCTATTTGaatgatttgtaaaaatatggtttgattaaaaaaaatctaagatgataattttaatttttttttaaaatgacaatAAATTGGATTGACCCGGTTCAACTTATCAAATTCACGACTCGAGTTATGAGACATGTGCACAAGgcctctctttattttttatattggagGGTGGAAAATACATTGTttaccttttgattttttcttaaaacaaaatagaggATGTGTTGTCTATGCCGATTAAGAGTTTGATGATCAGAGAATTACTGAAAAACTGAATAGGGGTCAATAAGtcatttttcaattcttttttttaatccaaaaacacCCTACATACCTAAATAAACTAATCCATTACTCAAAAAACCaacaagtattaaaaaaataaaaattctactTAAATTGAAAAACCTTATGGAACCAAATCTATTTTGCAGGCAAAATAAAGGTCAAAGAATATCTTAACGAaacttttcttatcaaattaGACATGTTGACAccaatattttctctttctctttaacCAAAACCCAACAAATCTATTTCTCCtcattattgaaaattaaacaaaccaCTCATTTTCCTCATGTTTTTtactttggttttattttatgtatatgaatcttgtttttttttaataacaaattagaAGTAATTAAACATCAATTTTGCCTCCAAAGgttcaaatcaaagaaaaaacaaattggatgaccaaaatgaaaaataacacGAATAATAAAAACTGGAGTTCCTGTCCAATACAACAGCCCAAATCGAGTACTTGTAACCCAAGCCCATCTATCCCTATCCTTCTGACACAAAAAACGAAGAAGAAAACAGATCAAactgtaaatatttttcattttagtgagggcaaggaagaagaagaaaaaaaggaaatgggAAGAGAAGTATCGAAGAGTTGCATGGATGGTCTAGTGACAGAAATGGTGTCATCATACTGTACTCGATTTTACTCTAACAAACCAGAACTCGCTGCCCGCCGCATCGAAGCCATTGGTTATCAAGTAGGCCATCAGCTCTCGGAACGGTACGGTTCTCCCTCTTTCACACCATATCAAACCCCCcattatttgtttcattttattctTGCTGATTCAATTTTGGGTTTGATTAGGTACACAATAGAACGGCCTCGTTTTACTGATCATTTGGAGGCAATTAAGTTCATATGCAAAGATTTCTGGTCTGAGTTATTCAAGAAACAGATTGATAACTTGAAGACTAATCATAGAGTAAGttctgttaattatttttatttcttatttgtgggtttttgattttgaatatgtttttttttttttttgtttagggtACGTTTGTGTTGCAAGATAATAAGTTTCCATGGCTATCACGAATGTCGGGGGATGATCTATCGGTTGAGAATGGAATGGAAGATCCTGAAAGTAAAGGTGCACAAGCAATGAGCATGTATTTCTATTTTCCTTGTGGGATTATAAGGGGTGCGCTTTCGAATCTGGGGATTCCTTGTGCTGTTTCTGCTGATATTTCCAGTCTTCCCGCGTGTGAGTATGCTAGATCTTGACTACTTGTTTCGCATTTTGTTAATCAATGAAGGAATATTAAGATTTGGTGTgcattcaaatattaattatgaattataattaGCTTATAGGAATTTTAGCtgctggtgttttttttataaagcgaAATTTGCTTGTTGAATTCCTTTTTAACAAACTTTGTTGTTGCTGAATTATTAAACCTTGGAACTTTGAGTCCATGTTGCATCTGCGATGGGATGCTTTCAAGTGGTTCCGTGGTCTTTTAGATTATATTTCCACTGGAATATTTTTACCGAAGTTCATCATTTGTCTAGCCTTCTTGATGCGATCAACTGAATTTCACAAATCCTTTTGTTCACAACAGAACAGATCActtgtttattattgtttgcATGAGGAGTGCTAGCACCAAATGCTTGCTTTACTACTTTTCCATGTTTGAGTGAAAAGGTAAAGGCAAGATAAAACCTCTGTCACTGGTTAAACCAAGCAGACGAAGACACTTTCCCCCCCTCTCCATGGCTGTTAAAGCCCCTCGTTTCTTGAACCGGAACCAACCACAGTCAAAATGTATACATCAAACACATCTTCTCACCCTCATCCTTGTGTTGTCACTATGTGACCATCTTGTGTAGATTGATattaagaaaatgagaaaaaaattgaacgctcttgttttaaaaagtgatcaaagaatgaaattttaattaaattttgattttaatctcTTATTAGGAAATTAAGAAAGGATTATGAgtagaaattttgttttcatgattttaaccACAAACCAAAACCTCAGTTCATGTTGATTTTGAAATGCATGAACTCTGTCGACTTTGATTGACTGGCTTGAGACTAGCAAACAAGAGGACCTGCAGATTTGTGCCTGTATAAGTTTCGGGAGTTGCAGATTTGAGTTTTCCGTTTGGAAGGTTGAGACTGGGTGATAGTTGCTgtagaaaaaaaccatttttttgaGTTCTCACATGCAAATATATGTGAAAATCATTCCTCTGTCAGGAATACATAATGCTGGGACTATGGAAAATGGGAATCCAGACAAGCAGAATTTTGAAGAGTGGTTTTgttgttctgctgtgatgaacTTGTTGGAGATAGAGATGATCCATCATTACTTTGTTGCATTGTTCTGAGAAAGTAAGAGAACAGAGAAATATAACCAGAACCAAATTCTAGGTTGGCTTCAATTTGTTTAAGAGATGTAGGAAGTTATATAGCATTTATCATTGTGAGCGTTGAAGTAATTGCCTCGACCGCTCTTCTTGATGAAACACTGCATTTTGAATAACAATATCTCACCATATCTGTGGTTATTCACATGAACAGGTTCATTTGTCATCAGTGTCAAGGCTTGATTGGCATCTCACAACAAACGCGCGTCAAAGAACGTGCTTGCCACCAAATAAGATATTTGGCTCCCTGCCTTTTCTCCATGAAAATGCACTTGTTTGAGAAGTTCCAAGCATCCCGCAATATGTGTCCAAAGTTGCAGCAGTGGAATATTTTCAGAGGAATTCCTGCTACATGCATGTACCGGAATTTTTACTTGTATAAggttatgttgatgatattattgtttcattaaagaCAACCTGTTGTGCATTAGGCGATGCCATTGTTCCTGAATACTCTTTTTTACGCGGCAAGTGGTAAGTTTGAGTACTGTGGTAACTCATCAATAGCAACACCatctggattttgttttttagaagcTGTTTGGAATTatgtttttcatgaaaatttgatttttttggtttaattttttttatatattttcggattgttttgaaaatgatttttaaaaataaaaaatattaataaaaagtattttaaaaaacaatcctcATCCATGTCCAGACACgcaaattgatttttaacaaCGAACGTTTGCATCATATGCCTCATAGTATTGACAGGTTCTTCGAAATTGGCAACTTCAAAGAGACtcctttcatattatttttagattcctTTCATAGTTTTAGTACTTTTCCTTTTCCAAAAGAAAATTCGAAAAGGTATTAATTCAGTTGTTGAgaatgtaatgatttttttaaaaaaattaaaaatatcaaaattacaaTTACTATTCATAAAATATCAATGCCATCATTTATAAGTCGGAGtaataatctaattataaaacattaatttaattatatttaaattaaaaattatcatgaaaagaaaattttgtattaaatttataataaaaataaacttataacACCAACTAAACatgaaatatagaaaataattttaattttttacattaacaaaaaaataattgtaaatagaaaaacatatattgtttatgcattttttttaatttaaaaaatagtggACAACTTGTAAAGAAATATTATGGATAACTTCTAATATTTCATGTTTAGATAGTGTCATGGGTTAACCCATCTAGCTagctgagtttaataattgtacTAATTTTTTGCATGCACAAATTgcacaaaaaaatctcaattactAACCATTTTAGCCTTTACACtaaccattaattttttttttttactttttgttatAATCTCGTCAaaatccattaatttttttttaaaatttttgttataattgtttttgagTCAAACTTCCTAATTCATAATCTATCAACAATGATATatttcataacccaatttttaattccttttattttattttataaaaataataaaacatgataatgaaataaatgataaaataaaatgaaataaatgaggtataaattgaaatttgagtCAAGACAATATAAACTGaaagtttaaggacttaattgaatttagaattgatttaattaataaaatcagggGTTTAAGTGAAACAATGCCAAAGTTTAGGGCTGATTCAGGTTAacattgcaagaaattaaagtaCAAGGACCATTTTATAAATGGATCTAAAATTAAGGGGTCCAATTAAAATTTACCTAGGGGCttgattataaaatttcagaacttcagtgaccaaattgaaaatggccattttaatcaagaaaacggcgccgtttcgcGGCAGCAAAGGCACCAAAACCTTTTCAATCATGGACCCCGTCTCCCAGCTGCTATCTTTCGCCCCCACGATGCACGAATGCTTGGcattctctggctataaaagccagagaaaagGCCACGCAGGGGGGAGCAAAGGAACGAACATAAGAATACCAGGGGGAAAAACTAGAGACGAGGGAAAAACCATAAGAAAACAGGGGGGCACAGGACAGGAAATACACACAGGGGCGACGAGCTTACTGGACGAACGCGAAGGGGAGAAGAACGAAACAGGGGAGAGCTGACAAGAAACAGACCCAGAACAGGAGGTTTCACAGAGAACGAAACAGGGAGAGCGAACAGGGGAGAGCGCACTGGACTGGGGGAACAAAGAAGACCACGATAAAAAACAGAGAGGG is drawn from Populus nigra chromosome 5, ddPopNigr1.1, whole genome shotgun sequence and contains these coding sequences:
- the LOC133693961 gene encoding uncharacterized protein LOC133693961, giving the protein MGREVSKSCMDGLVTEMVSSYCTRFYSNKPELAARRIEAIGYQVGHQLSERYTIERPRFTDHLEAIKFICKDFWSELFKKQIDNLKTNHRGTFVLQDNKFPWLSRMSGDDLSVENGMEDPESKGAQAMSMYFYFPCGIIRGALSNLGIPCAVSADISSLPACSFVISVKA